A region from the Tahibacter amnicola genome encodes:
- a CDS encoding serine/threonine-protein kinase translates to MDAQRWRRARELFDALADAPAERWNDRLEQLCPDDDAVRAEALALLRADQDVTLTTALAGHAPDLIEAAAQDHDREERVALAGVRVGPFRLVRELGRGGMGQVWLAERDDGEFQQSVAIKLMRGGWDTDELHARFRAERQILAGLTHPNIAHLVDGGVTANGKPWLALEYVDGSNLREYCDARRLSLRERLRLFLTVCDAVAHAHARLVVHRDLKPSNLLVDSRGQAKLLDFGIAKLIDSDTATSTTRIFTPEYAAPEQVRGELVTTAVDIYALGLLLYELLTGCRPYQLKDSTPAAYERAILDQEPTRPSAAVTRSDAEADARAAQRHLTPGLLSRALRGDLDAVVLKTLRKEPAQRYSTVGDLAADIQRYLDRRPVLARRGGWRYRAARFLRRHALAAVLAAIAVIGLVSGLGVALWQARIARSERDTARQSLAFMTHLFESADPGLRKKTELTVQDLLDEGTRTIRSELADQPSARLELLLAMATAYAGMELPDSVEPLLDEAERIAVSLNAVAHQAEILRLRCHVASSRNRTDDCAALLDRVEAMVNPEDPAQRRTLLQAIEMRSMYLSRQNRHAEVVKQMERALALTTSDREYLRRREELLGTLSYSLVKLGRAAEAVSRLRPLVEELRRTPDTPPRILADALDNLARSLAAQGHKDEAIALNAESLAVMEALYGPDNPIISVKLGNYAVTLYEAGQLTKALPLLKRVVALDRAGGEPRLRGLANSLGNLGALEFQLGNNAVARELLTEAVEVAVRAGVPLHQGGWLRWRGVLAMTEQRYADAQADLAESQKVLAPLFAPDHASLLRGRLLAQLARLGAQGWQAREAVCVAVSADAPKWVAAKITSAEASVAAWLQSLCAMAAPDATAVDASYRELVGRLPKEDYRLRYLEPVKVRLLRNAAP, encoded by the coding sequence ATGGATGCACAACGCTGGCGACGTGCGCGCGAATTGTTCGACGCCTTGGCCGACGCACCTGCCGAGCGCTGGAACGATCGGCTTGAACAGTTGTGTCCGGACGATGATGCCGTGCGTGCCGAGGCGCTGGCGCTACTGCGCGCGGACCAGGATGTCACGCTGACCACGGCGCTCGCCGGCCACGCGCCGGACCTGATCGAGGCGGCCGCGCAGGACCATGATCGGGAGGAACGGGTCGCCTTGGCGGGTGTGCGGGTTGGTCCGTTCCGGTTGGTTCGGGAACTGGGGCGTGGCGGCATGGGACAGGTCTGGCTGGCCGAGCGCGACGACGGTGAGTTCCAGCAGTCGGTGGCCATCAAGCTGATGCGCGGCGGCTGGGACACCGACGAGTTGCACGCACGGTTTCGCGCGGAGCGGCAGATCCTGGCGGGATTGACGCATCCGAACATCGCGCACCTGGTCGATGGCGGCGTCACCGCGAACGGAAAACCCTGGCTGGCACTGGAATATGTCGACGGCAGCAATCTGCGCGAGTATTGCGACGCCCGGCGCTTGAGTCTGCGTGAACGGTTGCGCCTGTTCCTCACCGTCTGCGACGCGGTGGCGCATGCGCACGCGCGGCTGGTCGTGCACCGTGATCTCAAGCCGTCGAATCTTCTGGTCGATTCGCGTGGCCAGGCGAAGCTGCTGGACTTCGGCATTGCCAAGCTGATCGACAGCGATACCGCAACCAGCACCACGCGCATTTTCACGCCCGAGTACGCTGCGCCGGAGCAGGTGCGAGGAGAGCTGGTCACGACGGCCGTCGACATCTATGCACTTGGTCTGCTGCTGTACGAACTCCTGACTGGCTGCCGCCCGTACCAGCTGAAAGATTCGACACCGGCTGCCTACGAGCGGGCCATCCTGGACCAGGAGCCGACCCGCCCGAGCGCCGCCGTGACGCGCAGCGATGCCGAGGCGGACGCCCGTGCGGCGCAGCGGCATCTGACGCCGGGCTTGCTCTCCCGCGCGTTGCGCGGTGACCTGGATGCCGTCGTGCTCAAGACCCTGCGCAAGGAGCCGGCACAGCGCTACTCGACCGTCGGCGACCTGGCGGCGGATATCCAGCGTTACCTGGATCGTCGGCCGGTGCTGGCGCGGCGTGGCGGATGGCGTTACCGCGCGGCGCGCTTTCTGCGTCGCCATGCGCTGGCAGCCGTCCTGGCGGCTATTGCTGTCATCGGGTTGGTCAGTGGGTTGGGCGTGGCGCTGTGGCAGGCGCGGATTGCACGGTCCGAGCGTGATACGGCGCGCCAGTCGCTGGCGTTCATGACGCACCTTTTCGAAAGTGCGGATCCCGGGCTGCGCAAGAAGACGGAATTGACGGTGCAGGATCTTCTGGATGAAGGCACGCGGACGATCCGATCCGAGCTGGCCGACCAGCCGTCGGCGCGCCTGGAACTGCTTCTGGCCATGGCGACGGCCTACGCGGGTATGGAGCTGCCCGATTCGGTCGAGCCGCTCCTGGACGAAGCCGAGCGCATCGCCGTCTCGTTGAACGCGGTTGCACACCAGGCCGAGATCCTGCGCTTACGCTGCCACGTCGCGTCGAGCCGCAACCGGACGGACGATTGCGCGGCATTGCTTGATCGCGTGGAAGCGATGGTGAATCCGGAGGATCCGGCACAGCGACGCACATTGCTGCAGGCGATTGAAATGCGTTCGATGTATCTGTCGCGGCAGAACCGTCACGCGGAAGTCGTGAAGCAGATGGAGCGCGCGCTGGCACTGACCACCAGTGATCGTGAGTATCTGCGGCGACGCGAAGAATTGCTCGGAACGCTCAGCTACTCGCTGGTGAAGCTCGGGCGTGCTGCCGAAGCGGTGAGCCGGTTGCGTCCGCTCGTCGAAGAACTGCGCCGCACGCCGGATACGCCACCGCGCATTCTTGCCGACGCCCTGGACAACCTGGCGCGTTCCCTGGCCGCTCAGGGACACAAGGACGAAGCCATTGCGCTCAACGCGGAATCGCTCGCGGTGATGGAAGCCCTGTACGGGCCCGACAACCCCATCATTTCGGTCAAGCTGGGCAACTATGCCGTGACCCTGTATGAGGCCGGGCAACTGACCAAGGCGCTGCCGCTGCTCAAACGCGTGGTTGCGCTCGACCGGGCGGGTGGCGAACCCCGGTTGCGTGGCCTGGCAAATTCCCTCGGAAACCTGGGCGCGCTGGAGTTCCAGCTCGGTAACAATGCGGTGGCGCGTGAACTGCTGACCGAGGCGGTGGAGGTGGCGGTGCGCGCGGGTGTTCCCTTGCATCAGGGGGGATGGCTGCGCTGGCGCGGCGTGCTGGCGATGACGGAACAGCGCTACGCGGATGCCCAGGCGGATCTGGCCGAAAGTCAGAAGGTGCTGGCGCCCTTGTTCGCCCCGGACCATGCGAGTCTGCTTCGAGGACGTCTTCTGGCGCAGCTGGCGCGTCTGGGCGCGCAGGGCTGGCAGGCGCGCGAGGCTGTCTGCGTCGCCGTATCCGCGGATGCTCCCAAATGGGTAGCGGCGAAGATCACCTCGGCGGAGGCCAGTGTTGCCGCGTGGCTGCAGTCGCTATGTGCGATGGCGGCACCGGATGCGACCGCAGTCGATGCGTCGTACCGCGAGCTGGTAGGGCGGCTGCCAAAAGAGGATTACCGCTTGCGCTACCTGGAACCGGTCAAGGTACGCCTGCTGCGGAATGCGGCGCCGTGA